A single genomic interval of Danio aesculapii chromosome 5, fDanAes4.1, whole genome shotgun sequence harbors:
- the cenpv gene encoding centromere protein V: MAHVIKNERSPDGLVKHSGGCHCGAVRFEVWSAPDLHVFNCNCSICTKKQNRHFIVPKSQFTLLQGSDNINTYTFNTHMAKHTFCKTCGVQSFYTPRSNPDGFGVAPHCLDPGTVNSVTVEDFCGQNWEESMQEHKTIKNMSKPTTQNT, translated from the exons GTCGCCTGATGGTCTTGTGAAACACAGCGGAGGTTGTCACTGCGGCGCGGTGCGTTTTGAGGTGTGGAGCGCCCCAGATTTACACGTGTTCAATTGCAA TTGCAGCATTTGCACAAAGAAACAGAATCGTCACTTCATCGTGCCAAAATCCCAGTTCACCTTGCTGCAG GGATCAGAcaacataaacacatacacatttaacACACACATGGCCAAACACACATTCTGCAAAACGTGCGGCGTCCAGAGTTTCTACACTCCACGCTCCAACCCTGATGGGTTTG GTGTGGCACCTCATTGTTTGGACCCTGGAACGGTAAACAGCGTGACTGTGGAGGATTTTTGTGGACAGAACTGGGAGGAAAGTATGCAGGAGCATAAGACTATAAAAAATATGTCAAAACCAACAACACAGAACACATAA